The nucleotide window CCGTCGACCTGCCGCTGGCGGCGAGTTTCGTGGCGGCGCATCCCGATCGGCGCGTGATCCTCGCAGGCGGGTTGCGGCCGGAAACGGTCGGCGAGGCGGTGAAGATCGTGCGGCCGCAGGGCGTGGATGTCGCGAGCGGCGTCGAGGCTGCCGGCGATGCGCGCCGCAAGGATGCGGCCCGGGTGCGAGCCTTCGTCGAGGCCGCGCGCGGCGCCTGATTTCAGAATCGCGCTTCCCCGCGCGACGTGGTCCCGCTTAAATGCCCGGCGCAATGAGTGAGACTTTTCAAGTAGCGGTGCTGGCCGGCGACGGCATTGGCCCCGAAGTGATGGCCGAGGCCCGCCGGGTGCTCGACGTGGTGACGAGCAAGTTTGCGATTTCGATCGAGTTCACGGAGTGCCGCGTCGGCGGCATCGCCATCGATGTCGACGGGCACGCGCTGCCCGAGGCGACGCTGAAGGCATGCGAGGCGGCGGACGCGATTCTTTTCGGCTCCGTCGGCGGTCCGAAATGGGAGAGTCTTCCCGCGAACGAACAGCCCGAGCGTGCGGCGCTGCTGCCGCTGCGCAAGCATTTCGGCCTTTTTGCGAACCTTCGCCCCGGCGTCTGTCTGCCGGATCTCGCGCACGCGTCTCCGCTCCATCCGAGTATCGTGGATGGCGGCTTCGACGTGCTTTGCGTCCGCGAACTCACCGGCGGTCTCTATTTCGGCGAGCCGAAATACACGAAGCAGGAAGGCGGCGAATCCTTTGCGGTGGATACGATGATTTACTGGGAGAGCGAGATTCGGCGCATTGCGCGCGTCGCTTTCGAGGCGGCCCTCACCCGCGGAAAAAAAGTGACCTCGATCGACAAGGCGAACGTCCTGCAAAACGGCCTGCTTTGGCGCCGCATCGTGACGGAAACCGCGGCGGATTATCCCGATGTGTCGCTCAACCACCTCTACGTGGACAACGCCGCGATGCAGCTGGTGAAGAATCCGAAGCAGTTCGACGTGATCGTTGCCGAAAACATGTTTGGCGACATTCTGAGCGACGAGCTGGCGATGATCACCGGCTCCCTCGGCATGCTGCCCAGCGCGAGCCTCGGCGAAGCGACGGGCGCGCCGGGCGCCGTCTCCCGACGGTTTGGCATGTATGAGCCGAGCGGAGGCACCGCTCCGGACATCGCCGGCAAGGGCATCGCCAATCCCATCGCGCAGATCCTCTCCGCGGGCATGATGCTGCGTTATTCGCTCGGACGCGACGACGCGGCAGATGCCATCGACGCGGCGGTGCGAAAAGTCATCGCCGATGGCCTCCGCACGGGGGACATCTGGACCGAAGGACAGAAGAAGGTCGGCACCGCCGAAATGGGCAAGGCCATCGCCGCTGCGATCTGATTTTGGGCGATTTTCGGGGATCCACCGGTTTCGGGGCGGCAATCGCCTCCGGAGCCGTGTATTGCCTTGACGGAGCGATTTTTCGGTTCCTACTGTCGCGGATCAGTTTTTCTGGAGACAGAGCGCGCGTCGGGCGACTTGGTGCGTGCGCTGACTAATTGTGACATTCACCAACCCATTTTCAGGCAGATGTTTGATAAAATTCTCGGATTTCTCTCGCACGACATTGGCATCGATCTCGGCACG belongs to Chthoniobacterales bacterium and includes:
- the leuB gene encoding 3-isopropylmalate dehydrogenase, which gives rise to MSETFQVAVLAGDGIGPEVMAEARRVLDVVTSKFAISIEFTECRVGGIAIDVDGHALPEATLKACEAADAILFGSVGGPKWESLPANEQPERAALLPLRKHFGLFANLRPGVCLPDLAHASPLHPSIVDGGFDVLCVRELTGGLYFGEPKYTKQEGGESFAVDTMIYWESEIRRIARVAFEAALTRGKKVTSIDKANVLQNGLLWRRIVTETAADYPDVSLNHLYVDNAAMQLVKNPKQFDVIVAENMFGDILSDELAMITGSLGMLPSASLGEATGAPGAVSRRFGMYEPSGGTAPDIAGKGIANPIAQILSAGMMLRYSLGRDDAADAIDAAVRKVIADGLRTGDIWTEGQKKVGTAEMGKAIAAAI
- a CDS encoding phosphoribosylanthranilate isomerase gives rise to the protein VDLPLAASFVAAHPDRRVILAGGLRPETVGEAVKIVRPQGVDVASGVEAAGDARRKDAARVRAFVEAARGA